One genomic region from Kamptonema formosum PCC 6407 encodes:
- a CDS encoding RNA-guided endonuclease InsQ/TnpB family protein — MAKARSKTPKKPKVPLGVQQNLISPSQQLKAVLEFICSESNKLHNCATYYARQIWFKSHKYVTSFDLVKNLTKNAHFSALPSDAATQTCLSVGESISAFAKLRELWRNGELENKPKPPNYRKPGYQLVAYPKRALKLIDGQIRFPLGLRVNAWFGLKEFFLPMPSNLDFENLREVRILPRNGCFYAEFVYPVVVKKPILDPAKCLGLDHGLNNWLTGVSNVGTSFIVDGKHLKSINQWYNKQVAKQMTDKPNGFWSKRLAAMTEKRNRQMRDAVNKAARIVIQHCLDNSIGTLVFGWNKGQKSGIDLGNKTNQNFVQIPTARLKARIEQLCKLYGIRFEETEESYTSKASFLDADALPNFGEKPVGEATLKELGWKASGKRVKRGLYRTSEGVEINADCNGAANILRKVAVKLGLDLSGISRGGLCSPLKSRFWTIQESQRL, encoded by the coding sequence ATGGCTAAAGCTAGAAGTAAAACGCCCAAAAAACCGAAAGTACCGTTAGGAGTTCAGCAAAATTTAATTAGTCCAAGTCAGCAATTGAAAGCTGTTCTTGAGTTTATCTGCTCTGAGTCAAACAAGCTCCATAATTGCGCCACTTATTATGCCCGACAAATCTGGTTTAAGTCCCATAAGTATGTGACAAGTTTTGACCTTGTAAAAAACCTTACCAAAAATGCACACTTTTCGGCACTTCCTTCTGATGCCGCAACGCAAACCTGTCTCTCAGTTGGAGAGTCGATTAGCGCATTTGCAAAATTAAGAGAACTATGGCGCAATGGCGAACTTGAAAATAAACCCAAGCCACCCAACTATCGGAAGCCAGGATACCAATTAGTTGCCTATCCCAAACGGGCATTAAAACTGATTGACGGACAAATTAGATTTCCTCTGGGTCTGCGTGTTAATGCTTGGTTCGGATTGAAAGAGTTTTTCCTACCGATGCCATCCAACCTTGATTTTGAAAATCTCAGAGAGGTACGAATACTGCCCAGAAATGGCTGCTTTTATGCTGAGTTTGTTTATCCAGTTGTGGTTAAAAAACCTATTTTAGATCCCGCTAAATGTTTGGGTCTGGATCACGGCTTAAATAATTGGTTAACAGGGGTTAGCAATGTCGGGACAAGTTTTATTGTTGATGGCAAGCACTTAAAATCTATCAACCAATGGTACAACAAGCAAGTTGCTAAGCAAATGACCGATAAACCCAATGGCTTCTGGTCTAAACGTTTAGCGGCAATGACTGAAAAGCGGAACCGACAAATGCGAGATGCGGTTAACAAAGCGGCTCGCATAGTAATTCAACATTGTTTAGATAACAGTATCGGCACTTTGGTTTTTGGTTGGAACAAAGGACAAAAGTCTGGAATAGATTTAGGCAATAAGACTAATCAGAATTTTGTACAAATCCCTACCGCTAGACTCAAAGCCAGAATAGAACAACTATGCAAGTTGTATGGTATTCGGTTTGAGGAAACTGAAGAAAGTTACACCAGTAAAGCTAGTTTTTTAGACGCTGACGCGCTACCTAATTTTGGTGAAAAACCCGTAGGCGAAGCCACTCTGAAAGAGTTAGGGTGGAAGGCATCTGGAAAAAGAGTTAAGCGTGGATTGTATCGTACTTCTGAGGGTGTTGAAATCAACGCCGATTGTAACGGCGCGGCTAATATTTTAAGAAAAGTAGCGGTGAAGCTTGGGCTAGACCTAAGTGGAATCAGTAGAGGCGGTTTGTGCTCGCCTTTGAAGTCTAGATTTTGGACTATTCAAGAATCTCAGCGGCTTTAG
- a CDS encoding carbonic anhydrase → MTEARKIGKMSRRNLILLGGASAMAASLWPHLLKSQSAIAEINPKEVAPSIMADQALKKLMEGNQRYIQQKRIFPDQNQARISEVAHSQHPFATILGCSDSRVPPELLFDRGLGDIFDVRVAGNVTDNTIIGSIEYSVAELGVPLILVLGHERCGAVKATLEGHSVPGNIGTVVAAIKPALEQVQNQSGDKLDNLVRANIKMSVDKLKVTSSILGEAVKTGKLKIVGARYDLDTAKVEIIY, encoded by the coding sequence ATGACAGAAGCCAGAAAAATAGGCAAGATGTCCCGGAGAAATTTAATTCTGCTCGGTGGTGCGAGCGCAATGGCAGCCAGCCTTTGGCCGCACCTCTTGAAATCTCAAAGTGCGATCGCAGAAATAAATCCAAAAGAGGTGGCTCCCAGTATAATGGCAGATCAAGCGCTCAAAAAATTGATGGAAGGGAATCAGCGCTATATTCAGCAAAAACGGATTTTTCCCGACCAAAATCAGGCGCGAATTTCAGAGGTTGCACACAGTCAACATCCATTTGCGACCATTCTCGGATGTTCGGATTCGCGGGTTCCTCCCGAACTACTTTTCGATCGAGGATTGGGCGATATATTTGATGTGCGAGTAGCGGGCAATGTCACTGACAATACTATCATCGGTAGCATTGAATATTCGGTAGCAGAATTAGGGGTTCCACTGATATTGGTACTCGGTCACGAACGGTGTGGTGCTGTTAAAGCAACTTTAGAGGGTCATTCTGTTCCTGGCAATATTGGCACTGTGGTAGCAGCTATTAAACCAGCTTTAGAGCAAGTACAAAATCAGTCGGGGGATAAGTTAGATAACCTCGTCAGAGCTAATATCAAAATGAGTGTGGATAAGTTAAAAGTTACCTCATCGATTTTAGGGGAAGCGGTGAAGACTGGTAAACTAAAAATTGTAGGTGCGCGCTATGATTTGGATACAGCCAAGGTAGAGATAATTTACTGA
- a CDS encoding serine hydrolase, with protein sequence MQIEKLPRQINPRRQNQRRSVKPRRRTPAKSSRLKYGNILSLTAAAIAIAWIVTIPFRSHRVAEPPIVSQPPTISPLPVQGTSNPPSNQSDRTFSYNVKIPPNQIYSQELQVIVDELVNIATSKKLPTASLSITLIDVSNSNAHTFAGYQNQTPRFPASVAKLFWMAGFYGALEKGLIQKDESSFTSDLKQMIQVSNNDAASRILDTITDTESGGELSGQKLQTWLKKRQQINAFFQAAGYEGIKLTTKNYPIYYLGQEGPKGRELQLRSNSPKPIRNQVTTDQAARLLYEIYTRQAVSPLASRKMAYLLTRDLNPKAWKNDPSNSIKGFLGESLPTKIYFGSKVGYTSGSRQEAAFIRTLDDRAIYILVIFADDPAYARNETIFPQMSRHVFERLNARGPK encoded by the coding sequence ATGCAGATAGAGAAGCTACCCCGCCAAATCAACCCCCGTCGCCAAAACCAAAGGCGTTCAGTTAAACCACGCCGCCGAACTCCTGCCAAATCCTCTCGGTTAAAATATGGCAATATCCTCTCCCTAACCGCCGCCGCGATCGCGATCGCTTGGATAGTGACAATTCCCTTCAGAAGTCATCGTGTCGCAGAACCGCCAATTGTCTCTCAACCCCCTACTATATCGCCGCTACCAGTTCAGGGAACTTCCAATCCGCCTTCAAACCAAAGCGATCGCACCTTCAGCTACAACGTCAAAATACCCCCAAACCAAATTTACAGCCAAGAATTACAAGTCATCGTTGACGAACTTGTAAACATCGCCACCAGCAAAAAACTACCTACAGCCTCCCTATCCATTACCTTAATTGATGTCAGCAATTCCAACGCCCACACCTTTGCCGGCTATCAAAATCAAACACCTAGATTTCCCGCTAGTGTAGCCAAATTATTTTGGATGGCAGGTTTTTATGGAGCCCTAGAAAAAGGTCTGATCCAAAAAGATGAATCCTCTTTTACTTCCGACCTCAAGCAAATGATACAGGTATCCAATAACGATGCTGCTAGCCGGATTCTAGACACCATCACGGACACAGAATCAGGGGGAGAACTTAGCGGTCAAAAATTGCAAACTTGGCTAAAAAAACGTCAACAAATCAATGCTTTTTTCCAAGCAGCAGGATACGAAGGTATTAAACTCACCACCAAAAATTATCCGATCTACTATTTAGGTCAAGAAGGGCCAAAAGGACGCGAGTTACAACTGCGGAGTAACTCCCCCAAACCCATTCGGAATCAGGTGACAACAGATCAAGCTGCAAGGCTTTTATACGAAATTTATACAAGACAAGCCGTTTCTCCACTTGCTAGCCGCAAAATGGCTTACTTATTAACTAGAGACTTAAATCCTAAAGCTTGGAAAAACGATCCTAGTAACTCTATAAAAGGATTTTTAGGCGAATCTTTGCCAACTAAAATTTACTTTGGTTCTAAAGTTGGTTACACTTCCGGTTCCCGCCAAGAAGCCGCATTTATTAGAACCTTAGACGATCGAGCTATCTATATTTTAGTGATTTTTGCTGACGATCCAGCCTATGCAAGAAATGAGACAATATTTCCACAAATGTCACGTCACGTTTTCGAGCGCTTGAATGCTCGCGGGCCTAAATAG
- the rplL gene encoding 50S ribosomal protein L7/L12, whose translation MSAATDQILEQLKSLTLLEASELVKQIEEAFGVSAAAPTGTMMMAGPGPAAVEEVEEQTEFDVILEEVPADKKIAILKEVRTITGLGLKEAKDLVEAAPKAVKEAIAKAAAEDIKKQLEAVGAKIAIK comes from the coding sequence ATGTCTGCTGCAACCGATCAAATTCTCGAACAACTCAAATCCCTAACTCTGTTGGAAGCTTCCGAATTAGTGAAGCAAATTGAAGAAGCCTTTGGCGTTAGCGCTGCGGCTCCTACTGGCACTATGATGATGGCTGGCCCTGGCCCTGCTGCTGTTGAAGAAGTAGAAGAGCAAACTGAATTCGATGTGATTCTCGAAGAAGTTCCTGCTGATAAGAAAATCGCTATTCTTAAGGAAGTGCGGACTATTACCGGTCTGGGTCTGAAGGAAGCCAAGGACTTGGTAGAAGCTGCACCGAAGGCTGTTAAGGAAGCGATCGCAAAGGCTGCTGCTGAAGATATCAAGAAACAGTTAGAAGCCGTCGGCGCGAAGATCGCTATCAAGTAA
- the rplJ gene encoding 50S ribosomal protein L10 — protein MGKTVAQKNEIITELKDSLSQSQLAVIIDYQGLSVAEITDLRRRLRPKGSSCTVTKNTLMRIAVEGDAKWQPMQELLKGASALVFVKEDISGAIKAYQEFQKASKKSTLRGGVMEGKLLKEADIKALADLPSKEQLMAQIAGAINGVATKLAVGINQVPTSIARGLKAYAEKEGGETTEASE, from the coding sequence ATGGGCAAAACCGTAGCGCAGAAAAATGAAATCATTACTGAACTCAAGGACAGCTTGAGTCAGTCGCAACTGGCAGTCATCATTGACTATCAGGGGCTATCTGTTGCGGAAATCACAGATTTGCGTCGTCGTCTGCGTCCAAAAGGTAGCAGTTGCACAGTGACCAAAAATACGCTGATGCGAATTGCTGTTGAGGGCGACGCGAAATGGCAACCGATGCAGGAATTACTGAAAGGTGCTTCTGCTTTAGTGTTTGTCAAAGAAGATATCAGTGGCGCGATTAAAGCTTACCAAGAGTTCCAAAAAGCCTCTAAGAAGAGTACCCTTCGCGGCGGCGTTATGGAAGGGAAGCTTTTAAAAGAAGCTGATATTAAAGCGCTGGCGGATCTTCCGTCCAAGGAACAACTCATGGCTCAAATTGCCGGTGCTATCAATGGTGTAGCTACCAAGCTGGCTGTGGGTATCAATCAAGTTCCTACTTCTATCGCTCGCGGCCTCAAGGCTTATGCCGAAAAAGAAGGCGGCGAAACAACTGAAGCATCGGAGTAA
- the rplA gene encoding 50S ribosomal protein L1 yields MAKKESRRIQELKKKVEDRVYQPLEALQLLKETATAKFPEAAEAHIRLGIDPKYTDQQLRTTVSLPKGTGQIVRIAVIAKGEKVKEALNAGADIAGSEELIDEIQKGMMDFDRLIATPDVMAQVAKLGRLLGPRGLMPSPKGGTVTFDLAQAIEEFKGGKLEFRADRTGIVHVMFGKAAFSAEDLLVNLHALQETIDRNRPSGAKGRYWRTMYVSATMGPSIQVDISALRDLKLDAA; encoded by the coding sequence ATGGCAAAAAAAGAGTCTCGCAGAATCCAAGAGCTCAAAAAGAAAGTAGAAGACCGGGTTTATCAACCACTAGAAGCCCTACAACTCCTCAAAGAAACAGCAACGGCTAAATTTCCCGAAGCTGCTGAAGCACATATCCGCTTAGGAATTGACCCTAAATATACGGATCAGCAGTTGCGGACAACCGTATCGCTACCCAAAGGAACTGGTCAAATTGTCCGCATTGCGGTAATTGCCAAGGGTGAAAAAGTTAAAGAAGCCTTAAATGCAGGCGCAGACATTGCTGGTTCTGAAGAATTAATCGATGAAATTCAGAAAGGCATGATGGACTTTGACCGCTTGATTGCCACACCAGACGTGATGGCACAAGTGGCAAAATTGGGCCGCTTGCTAGGCCCTCGCGGTTTGATGCCTTCTCCAAAAGGTGGTACTGTCACCTTTGATTTGGCACAGGCGATCGAAGAGTTTAAAGGTGGTAAGCTAGAATTTAGAGCCGATCGCACAGGCATTGTTCATGTCATGTTCGGCAAAGCAGCTTTTTCTGCTGAAGACTTGCTAGTTAACCTACACGCTTTGCAAGAAACCATTGACCGCAACCGTCCTTCTGGTGCTAAAGGCCGCTACTGGCGGACGATGTATGTATCAGCAACGATGGGGCCGTCAATTCAAGTTGATATTAGTGCTCTGCGCGATCTAAAACTTGATGCAGCGTAA
- the rplK gene encoding 50S ribosomal protein L11, whose product MAKKIVAVIKLAITAGKANPAPPIGPALGQHGVNIMMFCKEYNARTADQAGLVVPVEISVFEDRSFTFILKTPPASVLIQKAAGIAKGSGESNRKKVGSITRSQLREIAETKMPDLNANDIDAAMKIVEGTAKNMGVAIAD is encoded by the coding sequence ATGGCAAAGAAAATTGTTGCGGTAATTAAGTTGGCGATTACGGCGGGAAAAGCCAACCCAGCACCTCCGATCGGCCCAGCCTTGGGTCAACATGGTGTCAACATCATGATGTTTTGTAAGGAGTACAACGCCAGAACTGCCGATCAAGCAGGTCTAGTGGTGCCGGTAGAAATTTCGGTGTTTGAAGACCGGAGTTTTACGTTTATTCTCAAGACCCCGCCAGCGTCGGTGCTAATTCAAAAAGCAGCCGGCATTGCCAAGGGTTCAGGCGAATCGAACCGCAAAAAAGTCGGCTCGATTACCCGAAGTCAGTTACGGGAAATTGCGGAAACGAAAATGCCAGACCTCAATGCTAATGACATTGATGCCGCGATGAAAATCGTGGAAGGAACGGCAAAGAATATGGGCGTAGCGATCGCAGATTGA
- the nusG gene encoding transcription termination/antitermination protein NusG: MTFASEESLNSTQMSEADAPELPPVEARWFAVQVASGCEKRVKANLEQRIQTLDVNDRILEVEIPQTPAIKLGKDGARRHSDEKVFPGYVLVRMLMDEETWQIVKNTPNVINFVGAEQKRRYGRGRGHVKPLPLSNSEVERIFRQTQEAEPVVKVSMAAGDHVVVLSGPFKDFEGDVIEVSPERNKLKVLLSIFGRDTPVELEFNQVQKHS; encoded by the coding sequence ATGACTTTTGCATCAGAAGAATCTCTGAATTCTACACAAATGTCGGAGGCAGACGCGCCGGAACTTCCGCCGGTTGAAGCCCGCTGGTTTGCCGTTCAGGTAGCTTCCGGCTGCGAGAAGCGCGTCAAAGCCAACTTAGAGCAGCGGATTCAAACATTGGATGTGAACGATCGCATCCTTGAGGTAGAAATCCCTCAAACTCCCGCGATCAAACTGGGCAAAGATGGCGCACGTCGGCACTCAGACGAAAAAGTCTTTCCCGGCTACGTACTCGTCCGAATGTTAATGGACGAAGAAACGTGGCAAATTGTTAAAAATACCCCGAATGTGATTAACTTTGTCGGGGCAGAGCAAAAACGCCGCTACGGGCGGGGACGGGGGCACGTCAAACCCCTACCTCTGAGTAATTCAGAAGTAGAGCGGATCTTCAGACAAACTCAGGAAGCAGAGCCAGTTGTCAAAGTTTCAATGGCAGCAGGAGATCACGTTGTGGTACTTTCTGGGCCATTTAAAGATTTTGAAGGTGACGTGATTGAAGTCAGCCCAGAACGGAATAAGCTCAAAGTATTGCTCTCAATTTTCGGACGCGATACGCCCGTAGAATTAGAGTTTAATCAGGTTCAGAAACATAGCTAA
- the secE gene encoding preprotein translocase subunit SecE: protein MAKKDEAQVVKETAPGFNPTSFFKETKEELEKVVWPSRQQLVSESFAVVLMVILSASLIYLVDNFFNWAAAQVFAP, encoded by the coding sequence GTGGCGAAGAAAGACGAAGCACAAGTAGTAAAAGAAACAGCGCCTGGGTTCAACCCGACGAGTTTTTTCAAGGAAACGAAAGAAGAACTCGAAAAAGTGGTTTGGCCCAGCCGGCAGCAGCTAGTGAGTGAGTCCTTTGCCGTAGTCTTGATGGTAATCCTCTCGGCAAGCCTAATCTACCTAGTAGATAACTTTTTTAATTGGGCAGCGGCACAGGTGTTTGCACCATGA
- the rplS gene encoding 50S ribosomal protein L19: MKCAEIVRSIETEEINKLKVELKKELPEIHVGDTVRVGVRIVESGKERIQPYEGTVIAKRNGSINETITVRRVFQGVGVERVFLIHSPRIATIKIIRRGKVRRAKLYYLRDRVGKATRIKQRFDRPL, from the coding sequence ATGAAATGTGCAGAGATCGTCCGCTCGATTGAGACGGAAGAAATCAATAAGCTCAAAGTAGAGCTCAAGAAAGAACTTCCTGAAATCCACGTAGGCGACACCGTAAGAGTCGGCGTGAGAATTGTAGAAAGCGGGAAAGAACGAATCCAACCCTACGAAGGCACTGTCATTGCTAAACGCAACGGCAGCATCAACGAAACGATTACCGTCCGCCGCGTGTTTCAAGGCGTAGGAGTCGAGAGGGTATTTCTGATCCACTCACCGCGCATTGCCACCATCAAAATCATCCGCAGAGGGAAAGTACGCCGCGCCAAGCTATATTACCTGCGCGATCGCGTCGGCAAAGCCACCCGCATCAAACAACGCTTCGATCGCCCCTTGTAA
- a CDS encoding inorganic phosphate transporter yields MLDVSWADFFQLGAIALLALYLAANLGANDVANSMGTSVGSKALTLPQAIIVAGILEFTGALFFGQGVSETLATGVVNPEAFAAMPQLFLIGMVSVLVSCGLWLQIATSLSLPVSSSHAVVGAIAGFSWVAAGIGAVRWQTIGTISLTWLVTPVVSGAIAALFYSLVKRWILDRPDPLEQLREWIPWLSAALLGIFGVIVLPTVSIPLQKIVSEQLGWNLPTHDIAILLGAIATFSLTTISWQQLGREGERGSRGAGERGRWGDREDGEDG; encoded by the coding sequence ATGTTGGATGTCTCTTGGGCTGACTTTTTCCAACTGGGAGCGATCGCACTCCTGGCTTTATATCTCGCCGCGAATTTGGGTGCGAATGATGTTGCTAATTCAATGGGGACATCGGTAGGGTCAAAGGCTTTGACTCTGCCGCAGGCAATAATTGTCGCTGGAATTTTGGAGTTTACAGGAGCCTTGTTTTTTGGTCAAGGGGTATCGGAAACTCTAGCGACGGGTGTTGTTAATCCAGAGGCCTTCGCTGCCATGCCCCAGTTATTCTTAATTGGTATGGTTTCAGTGTTGGTCAGTTGTGGGTTATGGCTACAAATCGCTACCAGTTTGAGTTTGCCTGTTTCTTCTTCCCATGCGGTGGTAGGTGCGATCGCGGGTTTTAGTTGGGTGGCGGCTGGAATTGGTGCCGTTCGCTGGCAAACTATTGGTACGATCTCCCTGACTTGGTTGGTTACGCCTGTAGTCAGCGGTGCGATCGCCGCCTTATTTTACAGTTTAGTAAAGCGTTGGATTCTCGATCGCCCAGATCCCTTAGAACAACTACGGGAATGGATTCCCTGGTTGAGTGCAGCACTATTGGGGATTTTTGGCGTAATTGTACTGCCAACTGTGAGTATACCGTTACAAAAGATAGTCTCAGAGCAGTTAGGCTGGAATTTACCTACTCACGATATTGCCATTTTACTAGGTGCGATCGCCACTTTTTCCCTTACTACCATCAGTTGGCAGCAATTGGGAAGAGAGGGGGAGAGGGGGAGCAGAGGAGCGGGGGAGCGGGGGAGATGGGGAGATAGGGAAGATGGGGAAGATGGGG
- a CDS encoding inorganic phosphate transporter translates to RGRWGDREDGEDGEDGEDGGGREDGTGKTQISPLPPAPSLPLLPSPPAPLPSSLIERQMGRFQVLSACFVAFAHGSNDVGNAVAPLAAIAYIRRTNSIPINDFNVPLWILVLGGIGIVTGLAIWGKKVIATVGEGIIELQPSGGFCAELATATTVLIASRLGLPVSTSHALVGAVVGVGLVRSWKSVQFQTLQSIGLAWVITIPIATALAAVIFSLTRLFLGL, encoded by the coding sequence CGGGGGAGATGGGGAGATAGGGAAGATGGGGAAGATGGGGAAGATGGGGAAGATGGGGGAGGTAGGGAAGATGGAACAGGGAAGACGCAGATTTCCCCTCTGCCCCCCGCCCCCTCGCTCCCCCTCCTCCCCTCGCCCCCCGCCCCCCTGCCTTCTTCCTTAATTGAGCGACAAATGGGGCGATTTCAAGTTCTCAGTGCTTGTTTTGTGGCTTTTGCTCACGGCTCGAATGATGTAGGGAATGCTGTAGCACCCTTAGCTGCGATCGCCTACATTCGCCGTACAAACTCCATTCCTATAAATGATTTCAATGTTCCCCTATGGATTCTAGTGCTCGGAGGTATCGGCATTGTCACAGGCTTAGCCATCTGGGGCAAAAAAGTGATTGCTACCGTTGGCGAAGGCATAATTGAACTACAGCCTAGTGGTGGCTTCTGTGCAGAATTAGCTACCGCCACTACAGTTTTAATCGCTTCCCGCTTAGGTTTGCCCGTTTCTACATCCCATGCTTTAGTCGGTGCAGTCGTAGGAGTGGGACTTGTTAGGAGTTGGAAATCAGTACAATTTCAAACTTTGCAGTCAATTGGCTTAGCATGGGTAATTACCATCCCGATCGCTACGGCTTTAGCGGCTGTTATTTTCAGCCTAACTCGCCTCTTTCTAGGTCTTTAA
- a CDS encoding EamA family transporter — protein MAQRDKQPLRPGAGDATSAEEVLNSVIQELETLHQNVRGQLAEDITRLQTEKTSLIEDIDRLRDQYRQLQSQQVETLSQRYIYQQQLWLKQLAQVLANNLQELLVQRFNELSANSVQGMNLAIPSGEFPTPILVNNYNERATELLASLDASVNRTFDMMDRDLSSYESSLSQRLRNMEGMERQGEALLETLVNRLRVELQEEVDATFDPRDYDSTDTTNSLHPEPPSPPIRKPLPEPTSPPPAPAPAKQPASQVQVGLLLALISAVVLSLFNVSLKIILKAKAPRMIFGLFQVQGVVSPGFGNSLLILLIRLIVVMALMPILATFLYPSVWKDLRRFIDNGDRDLWTKVLGSAFFLFLSQVLIYIAIGNIPTGVAITIFFIYPIVTVLASWGLFGDRPTVLRILAMCVISGGLLLAAVPSFGQKAIGDVGLGVAAAVGAGVTFAGYVLLTQMAAGKLHPIPFSLVNFAAIFVFSAVSLILLPLGIGMGLPTNLAVFVDPNVWSGLLFGGFLLGVLTLFSYLLNNFAIRFAGAALASVIGTLGPALTALFALVIINEKIPFIQVSGLALVTLGVAGMSLERMLMPKKTT, from the coding sequence ATGGCGCAACGGGACAAGCAACCGCTCAGACCCGGAGCAGGGGATGCAACATCGGCTGAAGAAGTCCTGAATTCTGTGATTCAGGAACTAGAAACTCTACATCAAAATGTTAGAGGTCAATTAGCCGAAGACATAACCCGGCTCCAAACAGAGAAAACGAGCTTGATTGAGGATATTGACAGACTGCGGGATCAATACCGCCAATTGCAGTCGCAGCAAGTCGAAACCCTCTCTCAGCGATACATATACCAGCAGCAATTGTGGCTTAAGCAGTTGGCTCAAGTTTTGGCCAATAACTTGCAAGAGTTGCTAGTGCAACGATTTAACGAACTCAGTGCCAATTCTGTACAGGGAATGAATCTGGCTATCCCCAGTGGGGAGTTCCCGACTCCAATTCTGGTGAATAACTATAATGAACGAGCCACGGAGTTACTGGCTTCGCTAGATGCGAGTGTCAACAGGACTTTCGATATGATGGATCGGGATTTGAGCAGTTATGAGAGTAGCTTGTCTCAACGACTCAGAAATATGGAAGGTATGGAGCGCCAAGGGGAGGCTCTGTTGGAGACTCTGGTTAACCGCCTCCGAGTGGAACTCCAAGAGGAAGTTGATGCAACTTTCGATCCGAGAGATTACGACAGTACGGATACGACTAACTCATTACATCCCGAACCACCTTCTCCTCCAATTCGGAAGCCTTTACCAGAGCCGACTTCGCCGCCACCTGCTCCTGCTCCAGCGAAACAACCGGCTTCTCAAGTTCAGGTAGGTTTGTTGCTGGCTTTAATTTCGGCGGTGGTGCTATCGCTATTTAATGTTTCCTTGAAGATTATCCTCAAGGCTAAGGCTCCCCGGATGATTTTTGGGTTATTCCAGGTGCAGGGTGTGGTTTCTCCTGGTTTCGGAAATTCGCTGTTGATTCTGTTGATCCGGTTGATTGTGGTGATGGCTTTGATGCCGATTTTGGCAACTTTCCTTTATCCGTCGGTGTGGAAGGATTTAAGGCGGTTTATCGATAATGGCGATCGCGATTTGTGGACTAAGGTTTTAGGTAGTGCTTTCTTTTTGTTTTTGTCTCAGGTGTTGATCTATATCGCGATCGGCAATATCCCGACGGGGGTGGCGATCACGATTTTCTTTATTTATCCGATTGTAACGGTGCTTGCTTCTTGGGGACTATTTGGCGATCGCCCTACGGTACTTCGCATTTTAGCAATGTGCGTGATTAGTGGCGGGTTATTGTTAGCAGCGGTTCCTAGTTTTGGTCAAAAGGCTATTGGCGATGTTGGTTTAGGGGTGGCGGCGGCTGTAGGTGCTGGCGTTACTTTTGCTGGCTATGTGTTGTTGACGCAAATGGCCGCTGGGAAACTGCACCCGATTCCTTTCAGTTTGGTTAATTTTGCAGCTATCTTTGTCTTTTCTGCTGTCAGTTTAATACTGTTACCTTTGGGCATTGGGATGGGATTGCCCACAAATTTAGCTGTTTTTGTCGATCCTAATGTCTGGAGTGGGCTGCTTTTTGGCGGTTTCCTTTTAGGGGTGCTGACGCTATTTAGCTATTTGTTGAATAACTTTGCAATCCGTTTTGCGGGTGCGGCGTTAGCGTCGGTGATTGGAACTTTAGGCCCGGCGTTGACAGCTTTGTTTGCTTTGGTGATTATTAATGAGAAAATACCTTTCATCCAGGTTTCGGGATTAGCACTCGTAACTTTGGGTGTTGCTGGTATGAGTCTTGAAAGAATGCTTATGCCGAAGAAAACAACCTGA